Proteins encoded within one genomic window of Halorussus salilacus:
- a CDS encoding phosphoenolpyruvate carboxykinase (ATP) produces the protein MSESGTRTLPTALPDPADADNVAYDPSLDRLREFSSNLETTTEFGSPSYVSDERSRNADKTKNAVDDDFDASDYARIEDAVEHASEAEMVCVDRRMGRHPDHSYVCRLYVSKEYARIALAWAKLFEPVSGDADPDFVTVQVPEYDETAIRILPEEGVTAVLGSDYTGEAKKSFLRLFMYYAKKQGGLGLHAGSKRVTLQHDDDGDLDEVGQLFLGLSATGKSTLTAHGLWLDDPEEATMLQDDVCALLPDGTVAGSEGNGLYVKTIGLDADEQPAMYDAVTDESAVLENVDVADDGTVDFDSDRHTSNGRAVISRECLSSAGEDIDLDSVDQVFFITRNPTMPPVAKLSPEEAAAAFMLGESIQTSAGDPSKAGESIRVVGTNPFILGSKGEEGNRFRDLVADLDVDCFVINTGHLGERSTDVGVAESVTILREIARGTVVWRNDETLGLTIPAEVPGMDIEEFYVPDHVEDFEREQERMRTERRAHLSTFEDLDDEIEDAVY, from the coding sequence ATGTCAGAATCCGGGACCAGAACACTCCCGACGGCACTCCCCGACCCGGCCGACGCCGACAACGTCGCGTACGACCCGTCGCTCGACCGGCTGCGCGAGTTCTCGTCGAACCTCGAAACCACGACGGAGTTCGGCTCGCCGTCGTACGTGAGCGACGAGCGCTCGCGTAACGCCGACAAGACGAAGAACGCCGTCGACGACGACTTCGACGCGAGCGACTACGCCCGCATCGAGGACGCCGTCGAACACGCCAGCGAGGCCGAGATGGTCTGCGTCGACCGCCGGATGGGCCGCCACCCCGACCACTCCTACGTCTGTCGCCTCTACGTCTCGAAGGAGTACGCCCGCATCGCGCTGGCGTGGGCGAAGCTGTTCGAGCCTGTCTCCGGCGACGCCGACCCCGACTTCGTGACGGTGCAGGTCCCCGAGTACGACGAGACCGCCATCCGCATCCTGCCAGAGGAGGGCGTGACCGCGGTGCTGGGAAGCGACTACACCGGCGAGGCCAAGAAGTCGTTCCTCCGGCTGTTCATGTACTACGCCAAGAAGCAGGGCGGCCTCGGCCTCCACGCCGGGAGCAAGCGCGTGACCCTCCAGCACGACGACGACGGCGACCTCGACGAGGTGGGCCAGCTGTTCCTCGGCCTCTCGGCCACCGGCAAGTCCACCCTGACCGCCCACGGCCTCTGGCTCGACGACCCCGAGGAGGCCACCATGCTTCAGGACGACGTGTGCGCCCTACTCCCCGACGGGACCGTCGCCGGGAGCGAGGGCAACGGGCTGTACGTCAAGACCATCGGGCTGGACGCCGACGAACAGCCCGCGATGTACGACGCCGTGACCGACGAGTCGGCGGTGCTGGAGAACGTCGACGTGGCCGACGACGGGACGGTCGACTTCGACAGCGACCGCCACACCTCGAACGGCCGGGCGGTCATCTCCCGGGAGTGCCTCTCGTCGGCGGGCGAGGACATCGACCTCGACTCGGTCGACCAGGTGTTCTTCATCACGCGCAACCCCACGATGCCGCCGGTCGCGAAGCTCTCGCCCGAGGAGGCCGCCGCGGCGTTCATGCTCGGCGAGTCGATACAGACCAGCGCGGGCGACCCCTCGAAGGCTGGCGAGTCCATCCGCGTGGTCGGCACCAATCCCTTCATCCTCGGGTCGAAGGGCGAGGAGGGCAACCGCTTCCGGGACCTCGTCGCCGACCTCGACGTGGACTGCTTCGTGATCAACACCGGCCACCTCGGCGAGCGGTCGACGGACGTGGGCGTCGCCGAGTCGGTGACCATCCTCCGCGAGATAGCGCGCGGGACCGTCGTGTGGCGCAACGACGAGACGCTGGGGCTCACGATTCCGGCCGAGGTGCCGGGGATGGACATCGAGGAGTTCTACGTCCCCGACCACGTCGAGGACTTCGAGCGCGAACAGGAGCGGATGCGGACCGAGCGGCGCGCCCACCTCTCGACGTTCGAGGACCTCGACGACGAGATCGAAGACGCCGTGTACTGA
- a CDS encoding GIY-YIG nuclease family protein: MTGKGTYTLLIALDEAATVEFGAAGERDLAAGWYAYTGTAFGPGGFARIERHRELAAGERDARHWHVDYLLGYPASRVAGVVKSVGVDAECAVSRRLDTDGDLDAETVAGLGASDCECDSHLRYARERDPLERAVRRAHERESVGGGSDSLGRQ, translated from the coding sequence ATGACCGGGAAGGGAACCTACACCCTCCTGATCGCCCTCGACGAGGCCGCGACCGTCGAGTTCGGCGCGGCGGGCGAGCGCGACCTCGCTGCGGGGTGGTACGCCTACACCGGCACCGCGTTCGGACCGGGCGGGTTCGCGCGGATCGAGCGCCACCGCGAACTCGCCGCGGGCGAGCGCGACGCCCGCCACTGGCACGTCGATTACCTGCTGGGCTACCCCGCGAGCCGGGTCGCCGGAGTCGTGAAGTCGGTGGGCGTGGACGCCGAGTGTGCCGTGAGTCGACGCCTCGACACCGACGGCGACCTCGACGCCGAGACCGTCGCGGGTCTCGGGGCCTCGGACTGCGAGTGTGACTCGCACCTCCGGTACGCTCGCGAGCGCGACCCGCTGGAACGGGCGGTCCGGCGGGCACACGAGCGCGAATCGGTGGGTGGTGGGTCCGACTCGCTCGGCCGACAGTAG
- the cas2 gene encoding CRISPR-associated endonuclease Cas2: MVYVIVVYDMQADRTHLLLKFLRRYLTHVQNSVFEGEVTEGDLETIETRIDSILEPDESTIIYEVSSEKLLQREVFGDDPTEDQRFL, translated from the coding sequence GTGGTCTACGTCATCGTCGTCTACGACATGCAGGCCGACCGCACGCACCTCCTGCTCAAATTCCTCAGGCGCTACCTGACGCACGTCCAAAACTCCGTGTTCGAAGGGGAGGTGACCGAAGGCGACCTCGAAACCATCGAAACTCGAATCGACTCGATTCTGGAACCGGACGAATCGACCATCATCTACGAGGTCTCGTCCGAGAAACTCCTCCAACGAGAGGTCTTCGGCGACGACCCGACCGAAGACCAGCGTTTCCTGTAG
- a CDS encoding phosphotransacetylase family protein, protein MKTVLVTSTAESTGKTAVALALAKLAAERGLSVGYMKPKGTRLQSNVGKTLDEDPMLARELLGLDAEMHDLEPVVYSPTFVEQAIRGREDPDDLREGVRESFETLAEGKDLMVIEGGGELTTGGIVDLTDADVAELLDAEVLLLSRYERGGDVDEVLAAADDIGDRLLGVLFNAVPDGSFDDLETEVTPFLEGRGVPVLGVVPREQALAGVTVAELADELSAEQLTDAPADAFVERFLVGAMSGDSALRHLRRTKDAALITGGDRPDLQRVALEAPGVKCLILTGGFRPPGAIVGAAEERGVPVLLVQSDTLTTIERAEDVVRSGRTRDAETVARMRDLLHDHADVAAIVGGEAGGEE, encoded by the coding sequence ATGAAGACAGTACTCGTCACTTCGACCGCAGAGAGCACAGGAAAGACCGCGGTCGCGCTCGCGCTCGCGAAGCTCGCGGCCGAGCGCGGCCTCTCGGTCGGCTACATGAAACCGAAGGGCACCCGGCTCCAGAGCAACGTCGGCAAGACGCTCGACGAGGACCCGATGCTCGCGCGCGAACTGCTCGGCCTCGACGCCGAGATGCACGACCTCGAACCCGTGGTCTACTCGCCGACGTTCGTCGAGCAGGCCATCCGCGGCCGCGAGGACCCCGACGACCTCCGCGAGGGGGTCCGCGAGAGTTTCGAGACCCTCGCCGAGGGCAAGGACCTGATGGTGATCGAGGGCGGGGGCGAACTCACCACGGGCGGCATCGTCGACCTCACCGACGCCGACGTGGCCGAACTGCTCGACGCCGAGGTCCTGCTCCTCTCGCGCTACGAGCGGGGCGGCGACGTGGACGAGGTGCTCGCGGCGGCCGACGACATCGGCGACCGCCTGCTCGGCGTGCTGTTCAATGCGGTCCCGGACGGGAGCTTCGACGACCTCGAAACCGAGGTCACGCCGTTTCTCGAAGGCCGCGGCGTGCCCGTCCTCGGAGTGGTCCCGCGCGAGCAGGCGCTGGCGGGCGTCACGGTCGCGGAGCTGGCCGACGAGCTGTCGGCCGAACAGCTCACCGACGCGCCCGCCGACGCCTTCGTCGAGCGGTTCCTCGTCGGCGCGATGTCCGGGGACTCCGCGCTCCGGCACCTCCGTCGGACCAAGGACGCCGCGCTCATCACCGGCGGCGACCGCCCCGACCTCCAGCGGGTCGCGCTCGAAGCGCCGGGCGTGAAGTGTCTCATCCTCACGGGGGGCTTCCGCCCGCCGGGGGCCATCGTCGGCGCGGCAGAGGAACGGGGCGTCCCCGTCCTGCTCGTCCAGTCGGACACCCTCACCACCATCGAGCGCGCCGAGGACGTGGTCCGGAGCGGCCGGACCCGCGACGCCGAGACGGTAGCGCGCATGCGCGACCTGCTCCACGACCACGCCGACGTGGCGGCCATCGTGGGCGGTGAGGCGGGCGGCGAAGAGTAG
- a CDS encoding YbaK/EbsC family protein: MHERAEEFADRASREYDFDVDVHEFPEGTKTAEDAAAAVGCDVAQIASSIAMRADDALVVVVTSGANRVSEAKVADLRGIPEDAVELADAGEIKAVLGWSIGGVPPFCHDTEVPVYVDETLTDFETVWAAAGTPEAVFPIDPDRLRELSGGEVADVAE, encoded by the coding sequence ATGCACGAACGAGCCGAGGAGTTCGCCGACCGCGCGAGCCGCGAGTACGACTTCGACGTCGACGTCCACGAGTTCCCCGAGGGGACCAAGACCGCCGAAGACGCCGCCGCTGCGGTGGGATGCGACGTGGCCCAGATAGCCAGTAGCATCGCGATGCGTGCCGACGACGCGCTGGTCGTGGTCGTCACCAGCGGCGCGAACCGCGTCAGCGAGGCCAAGGTCGCCGACCTGCGCGGAATTCCGGAGGACGCGGTCGAGTTGGCCGACGCTGGCGAGATCAAGGCGGTCCTCGGGTGGTCCATCGGCGGCGTCCCGCCGTTCTGCCACGACACCGAGGTGCCGGTGTACGTCGACGAGACGCTGACCGACTTCGAGACGGTGTGGGCCGCCGCGGGGACCCCGGAGGCGGTCTTCCCCATCGACCCCGACCGACTCCGGGAGCTGTCGGGCGGCGAGGTGGCCGACGTGGCCGAGTGA
- a CDS encoding GNAT family N-acetyltransferase yields the protein MPGPVFLEGETVSLRPVEREDIEFLHRVMNDRRVWRPALDIDPMNAEQGEEFFETVITNGDGVHCLACDGEEPLGVVTLAFSQYGPDETSRARSAELAYWFAPEHHGRGYGSDAAARMVRYAFEDRNLRRLSARLGSFNDASRGLLESLGFEREGRLREAAWYRGEYHDMLVYGLLRKDWDASESE from the coding sequence ATGCCCGGACCCGTCTTCCTGGAGGGCGAGACCGTCTCCCTCCGACCGGTAGAGCGCGAGGACATCGAGTTCCTCCACCGCGTGATGAACGACCGCCGCGTCTGGCGGCCCGCGCTCGACATCGACCCGATGAACGCCGAGCAGGGCGAGGAGTTCTTCGAGACCGTCATCACGAACGGCGACGGCGTTCACTGTCTGGCCTGTGACGGCGAGGAGCCGCTGGGCGTCGTCACGCTCGCGTTCTCCCAGTACGGCCCCGACGAGACCTCGCGGGCGCGGTCGGCCGAACTCGCCTACTGGTTCGCCCCCGAACACCACGGGCGGGGGTACGGCTCGGACGCCGCGGCCCGGATGGTCCGGTACGCCTTTGAGGACCGGAACCTCCGGCGGCTGAGCGCCCGGCTCGGGAGCTTCAACGACGCCTCCCGCGGCCTGCTCGAATCGCTGGGCTTCGAGCGCGAGGGACGCCTTCGCGAGGCGGCGTGGTACCGCGGCGAGTACCACGACATGCTCGTGTACGGACTCCTGCGGAAGGACTGGGACGCGAGCGAGAGCGAGTAG
- a CDS encoding TrmB family transcriptional regulator: MAEIDTQAEAAGLLQQLGLKEYEAKCFVALTRMDTATAKDISEITDVPRTRVYDAIRVLEAQGLVEIQHTNPRQYRGVPLDEAARTLRRQYESRIDELQEALTAIEPAETNDEQVTHEVWSLSGTDGITSRSLQLLDEADTEVLFIISEDSLVTDETIETLQTVTARGVDVLVGTVTTEMRDRLRERVPDAEVFLSELEWLHAADDQIAIGRMLLVDESTILLSSLDESKGTEKAIFGRGFQNGLVVITRRLMATGLLPTRDPGK; encoded by the coding sequence ATGGCGGAAATCGACACACAAGCGGAGGCCGCTGGATTGCTTCAGCAACTCGGCCTCAAAGAGTACGAAGCGAAGTGTTTCGTCGCCCTGACGCGGATGGACACGGCGACTGCGAAGGACATCAGCGAGATCACCGACGTGCCCCGGACCCGGGTCTACGACGCGATTCGGGTTCTAGAGGCTCAGGGTCTCGTCGAGATTCAGCACACGAACCCCCGCCAGTACAGGGGGGTTCCGCTCGACGAGGCGGCTCGGACCCTCCGACGGCAGTACGAGTCCCGAATCGACGAGCTTCAGGAGGCGCTGACCGCCATCGAACCAGCCGAGACCAACGACGAGCAGGTGACCCACGAGGTGTGGTCGCTCTCGGGCACCGACGGCATCACGAGTCGCTCGCTACAGCTCCTCGACGAGGCCGACACCGAGGTGCTGTTCATCATCAGCGAGGACTCGCTCGTGACCGACGAGACAATCGAGACGCTCCAGACCGTCACCGCGCGGGGCGTCGACGTGCTCGTCGGAACGGTCACCACCGAGATGCGCGACCGACTGCGCGAGCGCGTCCCCGACGCGGAGGTGTTCCTGTCCGAACTGGAGTGGCTCCACGCCGCCGACGACCAGATAGCTATCGGGCGGATGCTCTTGGTCGACGAGAGCACCATCCTGCTGAGTTCCCTCGACGAGTCGAAGGGCACGGAGAAGGCCATCTTCGGGCGGGGCTTCCAGAACGGACTCGTCGTCATCACCCGGCGGCTCATGGCGACCGGACTGCTCCCGACTCGCGACCCCGGGAAGTGA
- a CDS encoding MazG-like family protein, which translates to MEDAQRRVAEFVDDHDLDAPPAFRLLDLVSELGELAKDATVSTDYGGDPDALALSEDELGDAIFALLALADSTDTDASAALDAALAKYEERLAETGGAGSGE; encoded by the coding sequence ATGGAGGACGCACAGCGCCGCGTCGCCGAATTCGTCGACGACCACGACCTCGACGCACCGCCCGCGTTCCGCCTGCTCGATCTGGTCTCGGAACTCGGCGAACTCGCCAAGGACGCCACCGTCTCGACCGACTACGGCGGTGACCCCGACGCGCTCGCGCTCTCGGAGGACGAACTCGGCGACGCCATCTTCGCACTGCTCGCGCTCGCCGACTCGACCGATACCGACGCGAGCGCGGCGCTCGACGCCGCGCTCGCGAAGTACGAGGAGCGACTCGCCGAGACGGGAGGGGCGGGCTCTGGGGAGTGA
- the acs gene encoding acetate--CoA ligase alpha subunit — MDENTGSEGVAGLFAPERVAVVGATESEGSIGRAIVENLRADFAGETVPVNPNYDDVFGLDCYPDVGSIPGEVQLAVVVVPPGIAVEAVAECGEAGIRNVVVITAGFGETGSEGASRERELTAVAEEYGLNLVGPNSLGVMSTPSGMNATFGPDNALPGSISFMSQSGAFITAVLDWANDEGIGFKDVVSLGNKAVMDETDFVEAWADDPDTDVILGYLEGVENGQSFIQSAREATAETPVVMVKSGRTEAGAQAVSSHTGTLAGSEQAYEAGLEQAGVLRVENVQELFDFAQILAGQPLPESDDVAIVTNAGGPGVMTTDAVGDSNLSLASFSEETLEALSASMPEEANIYNPIDAIGDADIDRFERALDLALGDENVGAAVVLSAPTAVIDFDDLAEAITELQADHGKPIAAVLMGGDRTESAKAVLRERGIPNYFDPARAVRSLDALVRYRDIRERDYEDPTEFDVDRERAREILERAEDRGDNRLGVEAMGLLDAYGIPTPEGTIAETPEDAVSAAEGIEGDVVMKIVSPDILHKSDIGGVRVGVPDEEVYDAFEDLVTRARNYQPDATILGVQVQEMVDLDSGTETIIGMNRDPQFGPLLLFGLGGIFVEVLEDTETRVAPVSEREATEMVEGIRSAPLLRGARGREPADREAVVESLQRLSQLVTDFPAILELDVNPLVAGPDGVAAVDVRLTVDTDEL; from the coding sequence GTGGACGAGAACACCGGATCAGAAGGGGTAGCCGGACTGTTCGCACCCGAGAGGGTCGCGGTGGTCGGTGCGACCGAGAGCGAGGGGTCCATCGGCCGCGCCATCGTCGAGAACCTTCGGGCGGACTTCGCTGGCGAGACGGTCCCGGTGAACCCCAACTACGACGACGTGTTCGGGCTGGACTGTTACCCGGACGTGGGGTCGATACCCGGCGAGGTGCAACTGGCGGTCGTGGTGGTGCCGCCCGGAATCGCGGTCGAGGCGGTCGCCGAGTGCGGCGAGGCCGGAATCCGGAACGTGGTCGTCATCACGGCCGGGTTCGGCGAGACCGGAAGCGAGGGCGCGAGCCGCGAGCGCGAACTCACCGCGGTCGCCGAGGAGTACGGCCTGAATCTGGTCGGCCCGAACAGTCTGGGAGTGATGAGCACGCCCTCGGGGATGAACGCCACGTTCGGTCCCGACAACGCCCTGCCCGGCTCGATATCGTTCATGAGCCAGTCGGGGGCGTTCATCACCGCGGTGCTCGACTGGGCCAACGACGAGGGCATCGGCTTCAAGGACGTGGTCTCGCTTGGCAACAAGGCCGTGATGGACGAGACCGACTTCGTCGAGGCGTGGGCCGACGACCCCGACACCGACGTGATTCTGGGGTATCTGGAGGGCGTCGAAAACGGCCAGTCGTTCATCCAATCCGCTCGCGAGGCGACCGCCGAGACGCCGGTCGTGATGGTCAAATCCGGCCGCACGGAGGCCGGGGCGCAGGCGGTCTCCTCGCACACCGGCACCCTCGCCGGGAGCGAGCAGGCCTACGAGGCCGGACTGGAACAGGCCGGTGTCCTCCGGGTCGAGAACGTCCAGGAGCTGTTCGACTTCGCCCAGATTCTGGCGGGCCAGCCCCTGCCCGAATCCGACGACGTGGCCATCGTGACCAACGCTGGCGGCCCGGGCGTGATGACCACCGACGCGGTGGGCGACTCGAACCTCTCGCTTGCCTCCTTCTCCGAGGAGACCCTCGAAGCCCTCTCGGCGTCGATGCCCGAGGAGGCCAACATCTACAATCCCATCGACGCCATCGGCGACGCCGACATCGACCGGTTCGAGCGGGCGCTCGACCTCGCGCTGGGCGACGAGAACGTCGGCGCGGCCGTCGTGCTGTCGGCCCCGACCGCGGTCATCGACTTCGACGACCTCGCCGAAGCCATCACCGAGTTGCAGGCCGACCACGGCAAGCCCATCGCCGCGGTGCTGATGGGCGGCGACCGGACCGAGTCGGCGAAGGCCGTCCTGCGCGAGCGGGGCATCCCCAACTACTTCGACCCCGCGCGCGCGGTCCGGAGCCTCGACGCGCTCGTCAGGTACCGCGACATCCGCGAGCGCGACTACGAGGACCCCACGGAGTTCGACGTGGACCGCGAGCGCGCCCGCGAGATTCTCGAACGCGCCGAGGACCGCGGCGACAACCGCCTCGGCGTCGAGGCGATGGGCCTGCTCGACGCCTACGGCATCCCGACGCCCGAGGGGACAATCGCGGAGACGCCCGAGGACGCCGTCTCGGCGGCCGAGGGCATCGAGGGCGACGTGGTGATGAAGATCGTCAGCCCCGACATCCTCCACAAGTCCGACATCGGCGGCGTCCGGGTCGGCGTCCCCGACGAGGAGGTGTACGACGCCTTCGAGGACCTCGTGACCCGCGCCCGGAACTACCAGCCGGACGCCACGATTCTGGGCGTCCAAGTACAGGAGATGGTGGACCTCGATTCGGGCACCGAGACCATCATCGGGATGAACCGCGACCCCCAGTTCGGGCCGCTCCTGCTGTTCGGCCTCGGGGGAATCTTCGTGGAGGTGCTGGAGGACACCGAGACCCGCGTCGCGCCCGTCAGCGAGCGCGAGGCCACCGAAATGGTCGAGGGTATCCGGTCGGCTCCCCTGCTCCGGGGGGCTCGCGGGCGCGAGCCCGCCGACCGCGAGGCCGTGGTCGAGAGCCTCCAGCGGCTCTCCCAGCTCGTGACCGACTTCCCCGCGATACTCGAACTCGACGTGAACCCGCTGGTGGCCGGGCCCGACGGCGTGGCCGCCGTGGACGTGCGACTCACCGTGGACACAGACGAACTATGA
- a CDS encoding DUF4149 domain-containing protein, with protein MSLLQTALETLVDASLGVWLGSIVFFSFVAAPTTFDVLGDDAGRVVNAIFPKYYSFGAALGVVASGAALAVRIGPYDGLALVALPLVGVALDLYARQVLIPKMEDAGDDAFARYHKQSVALNAVTMLAVAAALVVSHLPS; from the coding sequence ATGAGCCTCCTCCAGACCGCACTCGAAACCCTCGTGGACGCCAGCCTCGGCGTCTGGCTCGGGAGCATCGTCTTCTTCTCGTTCGTCGCCGCGCCGACGACCTTCGACGTGCTGGGCGACGACGCCGGACGGGTCGTCAACGCCATCTTCCCGAAGTACTACTCGTTCGGGGCGGCGCTGGGGGTCGTCGCGTCCGGGGCCGCGCTCGCGGTTCGAATCGGCCCCTACGACGGCCTCGCGCTCGTCGCGCTCCCGCTTGTGGGCGTCGCGCTCGACCTCTACGCCCGGCAGGTCCTCATCCCGAAGATGGAGGACGCGGGCGACGACGCCTTCGCGAGGTACCACAAGCAGTCGGTCGCGCTCAACGCCGTGACCATGCTCGCGGTCGCGGCGGCACTCGTCGTCTCGCACCTCCCATCATGA
- the cas1b gene encoding type I-B CRISPR-associated endonuclease Cas1b yields the protein MDRNYHVFSDGRIERNDDTVRLVTEDGEKKYLPVENAEALFLHGQIDYNTRLVSFLNDHGVAMHVFGWNDYYAGSIVPKRGQTSGQTLVEQVRAYDDPERRRDLAAKFVAGSIHNMQTNVQYYDNRGHDFGPIRDRLDACRSALDDAESVEEAMGVEATARRAYYSTFDEILPEEFVFGGRKYNPPNNEVNSLISFGNSLVYANVVSAIRATALDPAISYLHEPGERRYSLALDIADLFKPLLTDRVVFRLVNRNQLTTDSFESELNSCLLTDAGRKTFSKAFEETLERTVEHPRLDRKVSYQYLLRMEAYKLKKHLLTGEEYVPFERWW from the coding sequence ATGGACAGGAACTACCACGTCTTTTCCGACGGCCGCATCGAGCGAAACGACGACACCGTCCGCCTCGTGACCGAAGACGGCGAGAAGAAGTACCTCCCCGTCGAGAACGCCGAGGCGCTGTTCCTCCACGGGCAGATCGACTACAACACGAGACTCGTCTCGTTCCTGAACGACCACGGGGTCGCCATGCATGTGTTCGGCTGGAACGACTACTACGCTGGGTCGATAGTGCCCAAACGGGGCCAGACCTCGGGACAGACGCTGGTCGAACAGGTCCGCGCCTACGACGACCCCGAGAGACGTCGCGACCTCGCCGCGAAGTTCGTGGCGGGGAGCATCCACAACATGCAGACGAACGTACAGTACTACGACAACCGCGGGCACGACTTCGGCCCGATACGCGACCGGCTCGACGCGTGTCGGTCGGCCCTCGACGACGCCGAGAGCGTCGAGGAAGCGATGGGCGTCGAAGCCACTGCCCGCCGGGCGTACTACTCGACGTTCGACGAAATCCTCCCCGAGGAGTTCGTCTTCGGCGGTCGGAAGTACAACCCCCCGAACAACGAGGTGAACAGCCTCATCTCGTTCGGCAACTCCCTCGTCTACGCCAACGTCGTCTCTGCGATTCGCGCGACCGCACTCGACCCCGCGATAAGCTACCTCCACGAACCGGGCGAACGGCGCTACTCGCTCGCGCTCGACATCGCCGACCTGTTCAAACCCCTCCTCACCGACCGGGTCGTGTTCCGACTCGTCAACCGAAACCAACTGACCACCGACAGCTTCGAATCCGAACTCAATTCGTGTCTCCTGACCGACGCCGGGCGCAAGACGTTCTCGAAGGCGTTCGAGGAGACCCTCGAACGCACCGTCGAACACCCGCGACTCGACCGCAAGGTGAGCTACCAGTACCTCCTCCGGATGGAGGCGTACAAGCTCAAAAAGCACCTCCTGACCGGCGAGGAGTACGTCCCCTTCGAGCGGTGGTGGTGA
- a CDS encoding DUF7344 domain-containing protein: protein MHDDSDRLDREFALLASRERRAILDRFVSAETEVATVEELSRHLTRVVADGGEAESPSTGVVRARLHHVHLPKLERHGLVEHDPRSGTVRYQSDERIERILTLAAEL from the coding sequence ATGCACGACGACTCAGACCGACTCGACCGGGAGTTCGCCCTGCTCGCGAGTCGGGAACGACGCGCGATACTCGACCGGTTCGTCTCCGCCGAAACCGAGGTGGCGACGGTCGAGGAGCTGAGCCGCCACCTCACCCGCGTCGTGGCCGACGGCGGCGAAGCGGAGTCACCGTCGACCGGGGTAGTCCGGGCGAGACTGCATCACGTCCACCTGCCGAAGCTGGAGCGCCACGGACTGGTCGAGCACGACCCGCGGTCGGGCACGGTCCGATACCAGTCCGACGAGCGGATCGAGCGAATCCTGACGCTCGCGGCCGAACTGTAG
- a CDS encoding YgaP-like transmembrane domain has protein sequence MTLEPNVGGRDRAARAVLGGALAVAAVGAFVQGYATVAIAAALAGSALLFNAATRFCGVNALLGIDTCSRD, from the coding sequence ATGACACTCGAACCGAACGTCGGCGGGCGCGACCGCGCGGCCCGCGCGGTCCTCGGCGGTGCGCTAGCCGTCGCGGCGGTCGGTGCGTTCGTCCAAGGGTACGCGACCGTCGCAATCGCCGCGGCGCTCGCGGGGTCGGCCCTGCTGTTCAACGCCGCCACGCGGTTCTGCGGGGTGAACGCGCTGTTGGGAATCGACACTTGCTCGCGCGATTGA